A stretch of Synergistaceae bacterium DZ-S4 DNA encodes these proteins:
- the rpoD gene encoding RNA polymerase sigma factor RpoD — MRKTKTTKKSDASVSDNTPKLTDESREDAVDEISTDMIDISDPEKGEACDPSVIEDEMLDAPDSVDLDEELKVICGDDEEESISEVDAVKETGGEDADPADYTAYIDNVRDLLHEGREKGFVTYEDIEKHMPKDFLTADILDSLYMNLMELGVDVVDEPKTKVDPSEGEHLLPTNANTEEMGDLEDLPLSDPVRMYLREIGKIPLLTSEDEVELAKGVEAGSMDSKDKLVEANLRLVVSIAKKYIGRGMLFLDLIQEGNLGLIRAVEKFDYRKGYKFSTYATWWIRQAITRAIADQARTIRIPVHMVETINKLIRVSRQLVQRLGREPAAEEIAAEMEIASDRVEEIQRIAQEPVSLETPIGEEEDSQLGDFLEDKDLPSPEEAAASQILREQLDEMLDDLTDREREVLRLRFGLEDGHAHTLEEVGRRFGVTRERIRQIEAKALRKLRHPSRSKKLKDFLE, encoded by the coding sequence ATGAGAAAGACAAAGACAACTAAAAAAAGTGACGCATCCGTATCGGACAACACTCCGAAACTGACCGATGAAAGCAGAGAGGATGCGGTTGATGAGATATCCACGGACATGATAGACATCTCAGATCCTGAAAAAGGAGAGGCGTGCGATCCTTCAGTAATAGAAGACGAAATGCTGGATGCCCCCGACAGCGTTGATCTGGATGAAGAGCTCAAAGTCATCTGCGGTGACGATGAGGAGGAAAGCATATCTGAGGTCGATGCCGTAAAAGAGACCGGCGGTGAAGACGCCGATCCTGCAGACTACACAGCCTATATAGACAACGTAAGGGACCTTCTCCATGAAGGAAGGGAGAAGGGGTTTGTGACCTACGAGGATATTGAAAAGCATATGCCCAAAGATTTTCTTACAGCTGATATCCTTGACAGCCTTTACATGAATCTGATGGAACTTGGAGTCGACGTAGTAGATGAACCAAAGACGAAGGTCGATCCATCTGAAGGAGAGCATCTTCTTCCGACCAATGCCAATACTGAAGAGATGGGTGATCTTGAAGATCTTCCCCTCTCGGACCCTGTCCGCATGTATCTGCGGGAGATCGGCAAAATACCCCTCCTGACATCGGAAGACGAAGTTGAACTTGCCAAAGGGGTAGAGGCGGGCAGCATGGACTCGAAAGACAAGCTGGTAGAGGCAAACCTGAGACTGGTAGTCAGTATAGCAAAAAAATATATCGGCAGGGGGATGCTTTTCCTCGATCTTATCCAGGAGGGAAATCTGGGACTGATACGTGCTGTTGAGAAATTTGACTATCGCAAGGGATACAAGTTCAGCACCTACGCGACATGGTGGATCAGACAGGCTATAACCAGAGCAATAGCGGATCAGGCGAGGACTATAAGGATACCGGTCCATATGGTCGAGACGATAAACAAGCTTATACGGGTCTCGAGGCAGTTGGTCCAGCGTTTGGGCAGAGAGCCTGCCGCGGAGGAGATAGCCGCTGAGATGGAGATAGCCTCAGACAGGGTCGAAGAGATCCAAAGAATAGCGCAGGAACCTGTCTCCCTCGAAACTCCCATCGGTGAAGAAGAGGACAGCCAACTGGGGGATTTCTTAGAAGACAAGGATCTTCCGAGTCCGGAAGAAGCCGCGGCAAGCCAGATCCTAAGGGAACAGCTCGATGAAATGCTTGATGACCTCACAGATCGGGAAAGGGAGGTACTCAGACTCAGATTCGGACTGGAGGACGGCCATGCGCACACGCTGGAAGAGGTCGGCAGACGTTTTGGTGTAACAAGGGAAAGGATACGACAGATCGAGGCTAAAGCTCTGAGAAAACTCCGCCATCCGAGCAGAAGCAAAAAACTCAAAGATTTTCTGGAATAG
- the dnaG gene encoding DNA primase, translating to MAGDDVREVKSRLDIAEVIGDYVALRKSGQTYWGRCPFHNEKTPSFSVSPERQTFHCFGCGKGGDVFTFIMEIENLEFREALERLAERAGVRLQGPVDGSRGKILAGVDILKHALDFFIRSLHGNSGEAARAYLARRTLTNDDMMRFEIGWAPSSWDSLSRYLHDLDLNDGQIIESGLAAMGTRGIYDRFRGRIMFPIYSLTDRIVGFGGRILDGEGAKYLNSPESALFNKRNNLYLMNKSKTQIREKGHVILVEGYMDAIRCHLAGYTNTVASLGTSLTEAQALLIKRMTGLCYICYDSDSAGQEAALRGMYTLQKQGVSVRIVRLTGGKDPDEVLLANGGLQMFASALESAMPLPVYHAILRKAEMEMPEKSLAARNDLLDGLVSLSAFDVAPHIEKISQQMGVFPHELKREIEERRIGQADTASRRMPEDDSVGLIETGEGTDTELKPSSEPDDLECMFSSIIWGSEELRSRFSPEYVVPFIKDEILQNMVSALLSGEDPRHLEERWRQIGDRRSPELVARGNGLISREGIDPDKAEGIAETIRRRCIEERVLSLNTKLKKGTATEPEVEEHLRLTRILKGGKFGA from the coding sequence ATGGCCGGCGATGATGTCAGAGAGGTGAAATCCAGACTTGATATTGCCGAAGTTATCGGTGACTATGTAGCGCTGCGCAAGAGCGGTCAGACTTACTGGGGAAGATGTCCCTTCCATAATGAAAAGACTCCCTCCTTCAGCGTCTCTCCAGAAAGGCAGACATTCCACTGTTTTGGCTGCGGCAAAGGCGGAGATGTTTTTACTTTTATAATGGAAATTGAGAACCTAGAGTTCAGGGAAGCGTTGGAGAGGCTTGCAGAGAGGGCGGGAGTCAGACTGCAGGGACCTGTTGACGGCAGCCGCGGCAAGATCCTTGCTGGAGTCGATATCCTGAAACATGCGCTCGATTTCTTCATAAGATCGCTTCACGGAAATTCGGGAGAAGCGGCCAGGGCTTATCTTGCCAGACGCACTCTCACAAATGATGATATGATGCGTTTTGAGATTGGGTGGGCACCCTCTTCATGGGATTCCCTCTCAAGATATCTTCATGACCTTGACCTTAACGATGGACAGATCATAGAGAGCGGCCTGGCTGCAATGGGCACAAGGGGAATATATGACAGGTTCCGCGGACGCATAATGTTTCCAATATACAGCTTAACAGACCGTATCGTCGGTTTTGGGGGAAGGATACTTGACGGAGAGGGAGCAAAGTATCTTAACAGTCCTGAAAGCGCGCTCTTTAACAAACGCAACAACCTCTACCTGATGAACAAGTCCAAGACTCAGATAAGGGAAAAGGGTCACGTGATACTGGTAGAAGGATACATGGATGCTATCAGATGCCACCTGGCCGGGTATACAAACACGGTCGCGTCTCTGGGAACTTCCCTGACAGAAGCCCAGGCCCTTTTGATCAAAAGAATGACAGGGCTCTGCTATATCTGTTATGATTCGGACAGCGCAGGGCAGGAAGCTGCTTTACGAGGGATGTATACTCTCCAGAAGCAGGGAGTGTCGGTTAGAATAGTCAGATTGACAGGAGGCAAAGATCCGGATGAAGTCCTTCTGGCAAATGGCGGGTTGCAGATGTTTGCATCAGCGCTTGAGTCTGCGATGCCTCTTCCTGTATATCATGCCATATTGAGGAAGGCTGAGATGGAAATGCCGGAAAAGTCGCTGGCAGCAAGAAATGACCTGCTTGACGGACTGGTCTCACTCTCTGCATTTGATGTGGCTCCGCATATCGAGAAAATATCTCAGCAAATGGGAGTATTCCCGCATGAGCTGAAGAGAGAGATAGAAGAAAGGCGCATCGGTCAGGCCGATACTGCATCAAGAAGAATGCCTGAAGATGACAGTGTTGGTCTCATTGAAACCGGAGAGGGCACAGACACCGAACTAAAGCCCTCTTCTGAGCCGGATGATCTGGAATGCATGTTTTCAAGCATTATCTGGGGAAGCGAAGAGTTGAGATCACGTTTTTCCCCGGAGTATGTGGTGCCTTTTATAAAAGATGAAATACTTCAGAATATGGTATCCGCCCTTTTGTCCGGAGAGGATCCCAGACATCTTGAGGAGAGATGGAGGCAGATCGGCGACAGAAGATCCCCGGAATTGGTCGCACGCGGCAATGGATTGATCTCCAGAGAGGGCATCGACCCCGATAAGGCGGAAGGCATAGCAGAAACTATAAGAAGAAGGTGTATCGAAGAGAGGGTCTTATCCCTGAATACAAAGCTGAAAAAGGGCACTGCAACGGAGCCTGAAGTTGAAGAACATCTTAGGCTGACAAGAATCCTTAAAGGAGGTAAATTCGGGGCATGA
- a CDS encoding sodium-translocating pyrophosphatase, producing MEILGVIGGIAVAALLYAGYASSKINSFKVDHDRINELSGIIQSGAMAFLYREYKALVPFVIIVAALLAWKINVPSAVCFVSGALCSALTGYIGMKVATKANGKTAFAAITGMNGALTVAFTGGSVMGMAVVGVGLLGVVAMFVLFGDPNVITAFGFGASSIALFARVGGGIYTKAADVGADLVGKVEAGIPEDDPRNPAVIADNVGDNVGDIAGMGADLFESYVNSIIAAMAIGAMFAGMSGVMYPLLLSAVGIIASILGTFFVRVKEGGDPAKALRYGLGTTGLFMIVGTFFLTRWVFLGDLTLFYAVVSGVVSGILIGAATEFYTSGDYASVKEIAAASETGAATNILAGLGVGMKSTTIPVILVCAAILAGVQFGGLYGIACAAVGMLAITGMALSVDAYGPISDNAGGIAEMADLPEEVRQITDRLDAVGNTTAAVGKGLAIGSAALTALALFVAYAQATNLASIDLKDPKVMVGLFIGGLLPFVFSALSIQAVSRAAEKMIEEVRRQFREIPGIMEGTGRPEYERCVDISTAAALREMILPGLMAVLAPVVVGYGLGAQALGGLLGGSIVTGVMMAIFMSNAGGAWDNAKKYIESGHHGGKGTAPHAAAVVGDTVGDPFKDTAGPSLNILIKLMSVVATVLAPLLV from the coding sequence ATGGAAATTTTGGGCGTCATAGGAGGCATAGCCGTAGCAGCGCTGCTGTATGCGGGATATGCTTCAAGCAAGATCAATTCTTTTAAAGTTGATCATGACAGGATCAATGAACTTTCCGGCATTATACAGAGCGGTGCTATGGCTTTTCTTTACAGGGAGTACAAAGCGCTGGTTCCTTTTGTAATAATCGTTGCAGCTCTTCTGGCCTGGAAAATCAATGTTCCAAGTGCCGTATGTTTCGTATCGGGAGCTCTTTGCAGCGCACTCACCGGATACATCGGGATGAAAGTTGCTACCAAAGCCAACGGTAAGACAGCTTTCGCAGCGATCACCGGAATGAACGGCGCACTGACGGTAGCATTCACCGGCGGAAGCGTTATGGGAATGGCAGTCGTTGGGGTGGGACTTCTTGGAGTGGTTGCGATGTTTGTTCTTTTTGGCGATCCTAACGTCATAACCGCTTTCGGTTTTGGAGCCAGCTCTATCGCTCTCTTTGCCCGTGTGGGCGGCGGCATCTACACCAAAGCAGCTGACGTGGGAGCGGATCTTGTAGGCAAGGTAGAGGCGGGCATCCCCGAAGACGACCCCCGCAACCCTGCAGTCATCGCGGACAATGTGGGCGACAACGTAGGCGACATTGCAGGCATGGGAGCAGACCTCTTTGAATCGTATGTAAACTCAATTATCGCCGCCATGGCGATCGGCGCCATGTTTGCAGGAATGTCGGGAGTGATGTACCCCCTTCTTCTTTCAGCGGTAGGCATTATAGCATCGATACTGGGGACCTTTTTTGTCAGGGTAAAAGAGGGCGGAGACCCCGCCAAAGCCCTTCGCTACGGACTTGGAACAACAGGACTCTTTATGATAGTCGGAACATTCTTCCTTACCCGCTGGGTCTTCCTTGGTGATCTTACCCTCTTCTACGCGGTCGTGTCAGGAGTAGTCTCCGGTATACTTATTGGAGCTGCCACAGAATTCTACACATCAGGCGACTATGCGAGCGTCAAGGAGATAGCGGCTGCATCTGAGACGGGAGCAGCTACAAACATTCTTGCCGGCCTCGGCGTAGGCATGAAGTCAACAACGATACCGGTCATCCTTGTGTGCGCCGCTATCCTCGCGGGAGTGCAGTTCGGCGGCCTTTACGGGATCGCATGCGCGGCAGTCGGAATGTTGGCGATCACTGGCATGGCACTCTCCGTAGATGCATACGGACCTATCTCTGACAATGCAGGCGGGATTGCAGAAATGGCAGATCTTCCCGAAGAGGTCCGCCAGATCACAGACAGGCTTGATGCAGTGGGAAACACCACCGCTGCAGTCGGCAAAGGACTTGCCATAGGTTCCGCGGCACTCACGGCGCTGGCACTTTTTGTCGCATATGCTCAGGCGACCAACCTTGCCTCGATCGACCTCAAGGATCCGAAAGTAATGGTAGGCCTTTTCATAGGAGGTCTTCTGCCTTTTGTATTCAGTGCCCTTTCTATCCAGGCAGTCAGCAGGGCTGCTGAAAAGATGATAGAAGAGGTGCGCAGACAGTTCAGGGAGATCCCGGGTATAATGGAGGGCACAGGCCGTCCGGAGTACGAACGCTGCGTAGACATTTCTACAGCGGCTGCCCTTCGTGAGATGATCCTCCCCGGTCTGATGGCGGTACTTGCTCCCGTAGTTGTCGGATACGGACTTGGAGCCCAGGCCCTCGGCGGTCTTTTGGGCGGGTCGATCGTAACAGGTGTTATGATGGCTATTTTCATGTCAAATGCAGGCGGTGCATGGGATAATGCCAAGAAGTACATTGAATCCGGGCATCACGGCGGAAAAGGAACAGCGCCCCATGCAGCGGCAGTCGTCGGAGATACGGTGGGAGACCCGTTCAAGGACACGGCAGGACCAAGCCTTAACATCCTTATAAAACTCATGTCGGTAGTTGCGACGGTACTTGCTCCGCTGCTTGTTTAA
- a CDS encoding molybdopterin-guanine dinucleotide biosynthesis protein MobB: MIRIVAVSGNKDSGKTTLCRKLIKELSEMGIMTGYIKRTAEDVLSEKNTDTGSVSDMGIGSVLWGRDGLRYELTASEDTTPYYIASRYFPEAEIIILEGGKNLHLPKIWVRSEGEVRPEYPGILMIYDRGGNKDSSLVYCGGEEKEMALRLASMVRGKAYRSSKVYFGDSPLPMKDFIADFIRGSILGMLASLKGGKDPEKTIRIYIDGSTEGKK; the protein is encoded by the coding sequence ATGATAAGGATAGTGGCTGTTTCGGGCAACAAAGACAGCGGCAAGACGACGCTTTGCAGGAAGCTTATCAAAGAGCTGTCGGAAATGGGGATAATGACAGGCTATATAAAAAGGACAGCCGAAGATGTGCTGTCAGAAAAGAATACTGATACGGGCTCAGTCTCCGATATGGGGATAGGGTCCGTGCTCTGGGGGAGGGACGGTCTCAGATACGAGCTTACGGCTTCTGAAGATACGACCCCTTATTATATTGCGTCCAGATATTTTCCCGAAGCGGAAATAATCATACTTGAGGGAGGCAAAAACCTCCACCTGCCCAAAATATGGGTGAGGTCGGAGGGGGAAGTCCGGCCTGAATATCCCGGAATACTCATGATCTATGACCGTGGCGGAAACAAAGACAGCAGCCTTGTCTACTGCGGCGGTGAAGAGAAAGAGATGGCGCTCAGGCTTGCATCCATGGTAAGGGGTAAGGCGTACAGAAGTTCTAAGGTCTATTTCGGAGATTCGCCTCTTCCGATGAAAGATTTCATTGCTGACTTCATCAGAGGCAGCATATTGGGCATGCTGGCCTCACTAAAGGGCGGAAAGGATCCTGAGAAAACCATAAGGATATACATAGACGGGAGCACGGAGGGCAAAAAATAA
- a CDS encoding AI-2E family transporter, with the protein MQDDRYLRMSKKIRESIVPFTALLILFLFLSWLIVSPLGRPLLWSVVLSYFAYPLYKYLHCKIFSERLTNIAAGITTLTIVVFMAIPMLFFGLFLTKEFLRVYDAVIQSGILSGSYSEILRKLHDVPLLGALLYQLDIISGIPVFESIIGSSVNWITGFVRLISREILGNAFKVFYLLAVVTVSSFFIVRDGHIILQYVKDIMPLTESERDNIIDRSAKMLRAVVYGIVVTAAIQGSLGGLGWWFVGLGHPVLFGFFMFITGMIPFVGTPVIWVPGVLSLFINGDYTGGMILLGWGIGVVSMVDNFIRPIFISGESKIHMLVIFVGIFGGLFNWGFLGLFIGPLILSLGIFLLDLYRAIVSEKFKAN; encoded by the coding sequence TTGCAGGATGACCGTTACCTAAGGATGTCGAAGAAGATCAGGGAGAGTATAGTGCCATTCACGGCACTCCTGATATTGTTCCTCTTCCTCTCTTGGCTTATAGTCTCTCCTCTCGGCCGTCCTCTTCTGTGGTCAGTCGTCCTTTCTTATTTCGCGTACCCCCTTTACAAATATCTTCACTGCAAAATTTTTTCCGAAAGGCTTACCAATATCGCAGCAGGCATAACAACTCTCACCATAGTTGTTTTTATGGCTATCCCGATGTTGTTTTTCGGGCTTTTTCTGACGAAAGAGTTTCTAAGGGTATACGATGCGGTAATTCAGAGCGGGATACTTTCAGGCTCCTACTCGGAGATACTCCGCAAACTGCACGATGTTCCCCTTCTCGGTGCGCTCTTATACCAGCTTGATATTATAAGCGGCATACCTGTGTTTGAGTCGATAATCGGAAGCAGTGTAAACTGGATTACAGGATTTGTCCGTCTGATCTCGAGGGAGATACTTGGCAATGCCTTCAAAGTCTTTTATCTGCTGGCGGTAGTTACGGTATCCTCTTTCTTTATTGTCAGGGACGGTCACATCATACTTCAGTACGTAAAGGACATCATGCCTCTTACCGAATCGGAGAGGGACAACATAATCGACAGATCAGCCAAGATGCTGAGGGCAGTCGTCTACGGCATAGTGGTGACAGCAGCCATACAGGGAAGTCTTGGCGGACTGGGATGGTGGTTCGTGGGTCTGGGCCATCCCGTCCTTTTCGGTTTCTTTATGTTCATTACCGGAATGATACCCTTTGTCGGCACTCCGGTAATATGGGTGCCCGGTGTCCTGAGCCTGTTTATAAACGGAGATTATACCGGTGGGATGATCCTTCTTGGATGGGGCATAGGAGTCGTGAGCATGGTGGATAATTTCATAAGGCCTATATTTATTTCGGGCGAAAGCAAAATACACATGCTTGTCATATTCGTAGGCATATTCGGAGGTCTTTTCAACTGGGGTTTCCTTGGCCTTTTCATAGGTCCGCTCATTCTCTCCCTCGGAATATTTCTCCTTGATCTTTACAGGGCCATAGTTTCAGAAAAGTTCAAAGCTAACTGA
- the larB gene encoding nickel pincer cofactor biosynthesis protein LarB — MEVRLDLDRVKRKGFSEVIFCERKSDKQLREIAEEIINKRLDTAFSRMDDRQHSAVASLIKDFEYDPVSRVGHTLFGTIEKNGAAVAVVSAGSTDIPAAEEAARIIEFFGSRADRFYDVGVAGIHRLFNVLPEIKKADVVIVAAGMDGALPSVVSGLVSSLVIGLPTSVGYGIAENGMTALRSMLCSCSPGLVAVNIDNGVGAALSALAAARIKTGPET; from the coding sequence ATGGAAGTAAGGCTTGATTTGGACAGGGTAAAGAGGAAGGGTTTTTCCGAGGTCATCTTTTGCGAGAGAAAGTCGGATAAGCAGCTTCGTGAAATAGCGGAAGAGATAATAAACAAGAGGCTCGATACCGCATTCAGCAGGATGGATGATCGTCAGCATTCCGCTGTTGCTTCCCTTATAAAAGACTTTGAATATGATCCCGTCTCAAGGGTCGGACACACATTGTTCGGGACCATAGAGAAAAACGGGGCGGCAGTCGCGGTCGTATCAGCGGGGAGTACAGATATTCCCGCTGCTGAAGAAGCCGCCCGTATAATAGAATTTTTTGGCTCCAGGGCAGACCGTTTCTATGATGTAGGAGTTGCGGGCATACACCGCCTCTTCAATGTTTTGCCCGAGATAAAAAAGGCAGACGTTGTGATAGTTGCTGCAGGCATGGACGGTGCCCTCCCCAGCGTGGTATCGGGGCTGGTATCCTCCCTCGTGATAGGTCTTCCCACATCTGTTGGGTACGGCATAGCTGAGAACGGCATGACGGCGCTTAGGTCGATGCTATGTTCATGCAGCCCAGGTCTTGTGGCGGTCAATATAGACAATGGGGTAGGAGCTGCCCTCTCAGCACTTGCGGCAGCAAGGATCAAGACCGGACCTGAGACCTGA
- a CDS encoding ASCH domain-containing protein, with product MKALSIQPYYATLIAMGYKFIELRSWKTDYRGWILICASKAINKQEKASLMNGHAIAIAELTEVRQYNDETGREGAYLADEEQFEGFSWVFNRIILVKPFPVKGQLRLFEVDQNMEDLEPLDVDYASEKLMTSK from the coding sequence ATGAAAGCTCTTAGTATCCAACCTTACTATGCCACATTGATTGCCATGGGTTATAAGTTTATCGAGTTGCGCAGCTGGAAAACTGATTATCGCGGCTGGATTTTAATTTGTGCTTCGAAGGCGATTAATAAACAAGAAAAAGCTTCTCTGATGAATGGCCATGCGATTGCAATTGCAGAATTGACAGAGGTTCGACAATATAATGACGAGACGGGTAGAGAGGGCGCATATCTCGCCGATGAGGAGCAATTTGAAGGGTTCTCCTGGGTTTTCAATCGGATTATCCTCGTCAAACCCTTTCCAGTTAAAGGACAACTTCGTTTATTTGAGGTTGATCAAAATATGGAAGATTTAGAACCTCTGGATGTTGATTATGCTTCAGAGAAGTTAATGACTTCTAAATGA
- the guaA gene encoding glutamine-hydrolyzing GMP synthase codes for MKKRDNKILILDCGSQYTQLIARRVRELGVFSEILFWDSPEGKIEASSPSGIIISGGPRSVLEKNAPSIPMHILDSDIPVLGICYGMQLLAYQFGGTVKKGQAAEYGRAKISLSGNARLFGRLKDDKETSVWMSHWDQVTELPQGFKATALSENGSLAGFESPDGRISALQFHPEVAHTPRGSDILSAFIFDICGCTPDWNLGLDWIGKEVEKIREKVGSGRVICGLSGGVDSTVSAVITSKAVGENLHCIFVDHGLLRKNEADQVMETYRSLRLNVHKVDAEERFLSALAGVIDPEKKRKIIGELFIRVFEEEARRLGGSDWLLQGTIYPDVVESGHGGGNVIKSHHNVGGLPDDMKMQLLEPLRDLFKDEVREVGRALGIEPHFLERHPFPGPGLAVRCLGELKKERLDVLREADAIFIEEIKKIGLYSDIWQAFCALLPVRSVGVVGDVRTYGETAALRAVSSLDAMTAEWVHLPYELLDTVSRRICNEVPAINRVVLDITGKPPATIEWE; via the coding sequence ATGAAAAAGAGAGATAACAAGATCCTCATACTGGACTGCGGCTCCCAGTACACACAGCTTATCGCCAGGAGGGTAAGGGAACTTGGTGTTTTCAGCGAGATACTCTTCTGGGACTCCCCAGAGGGCAAGATAGAGGCCTCTTCACCGTCGGGCATAATAATTTCAGGAGGCCCCAGGAGCGTTCTTGAAAAGAATGCCCCTTCCATACCGATGCACATTCTCGATTCTGATATTCCGGTGCTGGGGATATGCTACGGCATGCAGCTCCTCGCGTACCAGTTCGGAGGCACGGTAAAGAAGGGGCAGGCAGCTGAGTACGGAAGGGCGAAGATCTCTCTTTCAGGAAATGCGCGCCTGTTTGGCAGACTGAAGGACGATAAAGAGACCAGTGTATGGATGAGCCACTGGGACCAGGTCACAGAACTTCCTCAGGGATTTAAGGCGACGGCTCTGAGCGAAAACGGCTCCCTTGCAGGCTTTGAATCCCCGGACGGAAGAATAAGCGCACTGCAGTTCCACCCCGAAGTGGCCCATACTCCCAGAGGAAGCGACATCCTTTCGGCATTCATATTTGATATCTGCGGCTGTACACCAGACTGGAACCTTGGTCTGGACTGGATCGGCAAAGAAGTCGAGAAGATCCGTGAAAAGGTCGGATCGGGCAGGGTAATATGCGGCCTTTCTGGAGGAGTGGACTCCACGGTATCGGCAGTGATCACATCAAAAGCGGTCGGAGAGAACCTGCACTGCATCTTTGTCGACCACGGACTTCTCAGGAAGAATGAAGCAGACCAGGTCATGGAGACATACCGGTCCCTCAGGCTGAATGTCCACAAGGTAGACGCCGAGGAGAGATTCCTTTCAGCTCTGGCGGGAGTGATAGATCCTGAAAAAAAGAGAAAGATAATAGGCGAGCTCTTCATAAGGGTGTTCGAAGAAGAGGCCCGCAGGCTCGGAGGATCGGACTGGCTCCTTCAGGGCACCATATATCCCGATGTTGTCGAGAGCGGACACGGCGGAGGAAACGTCATCAAGAGCCACCACAACGTAGGCGGGCTGCCCGATGACATGAAAATGCAGCTTCTCGAACCGCTTCGTGACCTGTTTAAGGATGAAGTCAGGGAGGTCGGCAGAGCCCTGGGCATAGAACCTCACTTTCTTGAAAGACATCCCTTCCCGGGCCCCGGGCTTGCGGTAAGATGCCTCGGAGAGCTAAAGAAGGAGCGCCTGGATGTGCTGAGGGAAGCTGATGCCATCTTTATAGAGGAGATAAAAAAAATTGGACTTTACAGTGACATATGGCAGGCTTTCTGTGCACTCCTTCCCGTGCGCAGCGTGGGAGTCGTAGGGGATGTCAGGACCTATGGAGAGACAGCAGCCCTGAGAGCTGTCTCATCGCTTGATGCTATGACGGCTGAATGGGTGCACCTGCCCTACGAGCTTCTGGATACTGTCAGCAGGAGGATATGCAATGAGGTCCCTGCCATCAACAGGGTAGTACTTGACATCACAGGAAAGCCGCCGGCGACTATAGAGTGGGAATAG